In Longimicrobium sp., the genomic window GTACGGCGAGTTGATGTAGAAGTCGCCGTAGAGGGCGTCGGCCAGGAAGTTCTTCCGCACGAACAGGTACGCGACCACCACCATCGCCACGAACGGCAGCCACGTGGAAAGCCGGCGTACCTGGTAGGCGAACTCGAAGCGGAAGATCTCGCGCAGCTTCATGCCGCCGCCTCCGCCCGCTCGCGCCGCCGTCCGAGGTGGCCGGCCATGGTGGTGAAGTAGACGTCCTCCAGATCGGGCTCGGCGGGGTCGAAACCCGGGCCGGGCGATCCATCCGCGTAGACGTGCACCAGGGTCTTTCCGGCGAGCAGCTTGGTGGAGATCACCGCGTGCTCCCGCTCCATCTCCGCCAGCGCGCGCTTCTCGATCACGCTGCGCCAGATCCGCCCCCGCATCTGCTCGATGGCGCCCAGCGGCTCCGCTTCCAGCAGGATCTCGCCGCGGTCGATGATGGCCATCCGCGTGCACAGCTCGCTGACGTCCTCCACGATATGCGTCGAGAGGATCACGGCGCTGTTCTCGCCCAGTTCGCTCAGCAGGTTCAGGAACCGCACGCGCTCCGCCGGGTCCAGCCCCGCCGTCGGCTCATCGACGATCAGCAGCTTGGGATTGCCCAGCAGCGCCACCGCCACGCCGAACCGCTGCCGCATGCCGCCCGAGTAGCCGCCCAGCTTCTGCTTGCGCACGTCCCACAGGTTCGTCTGCCGGAGCAGCGCCTCTACCACCTCCTTGCGCGCCCTCCGGTCGGCGATGCCCTTGAGGATGGCGAAGTGCTCCAGCAGCTCCTCGGCGCTCACCTTGGGATACACGCCGAACTCCTGCGGCAGGTACCCGAGCGTCTGCCGGACGCGGTCCTTTTCGCGCACGACGTCGATCTCGCCGAGCTGGATACTGCCGCTGTCCGGCTCCTGCAGCGTCGCCAGGATGCGCATCAGCGTAGACTTGCCGGCGCCGTTTGGCCCCAGCAGTCCGTACATCCCCGCCGGGATCGTAAGCGTTACGTCCTTCAGCGCCTGCACGCCGTTGGGGTAGGTCTTGGATACGTCGCGGATCTGCAGTTCCATGGCTTTCCCACTGTGTACGACGCTCAGGCGGATTCCCGTGCACTCGCGTGTCTTTCCTGAGCACCAAGCACTTTACACCACAAAGAACTTGTGCGCAAGGGTCCCACGCTTGGGGGAGCCCGGCCGCGAATCTCCTCCCGGCCGCCGTCCGTATTGTCCTGTGGATAGCCGGCCTGGCTTTCGGCGAACGAAGGTCTTGCGCGCCGGCCCCGCCCCGGGCCCTTGTTGGCCAGGGGGACTGCACGATCACAGCGGACGGTATGGCAGA contains:
- a CDS encoding ABC transporter ATP-binding protein, producing MELQIRDVSKTYPNGVQALKDVTLTIPAGMYGLLGPNGAGKSTLMRILATLQEPDSGSIQLGEIDVVREKDRVRQTLGYLPQEFGVYPKVSAEELLEHFAILKGIADRRARKEVVEALLRQTNLWDVRKQKLGGYSGGMRQRFGVAVALLGNPKLLIVDEPTAGLDPAERVRFLNLLSELGENSAVILSTHIVEDVSELCTRMAIIDRGEILLEAEPLGAIEQMRGRIWRSVIEKRALAEMEREHAVISTKLLAGKTLVHVYADGSPGPGFDPAEPDLEDVYFTTMAGHLGRRRERAEAAA